In Lentimicrobiaceae bacterium, a single genomic region encodes these proteins:
- the sppA gene encoding signal peptide peptidase SppA, translating to MRQFFKFMFASMLGTFLTLLIVFFISIGIIASLVSFAGDKETTVVKNTVLRLKFDMPVSDRTPVETFNFSALQNANVPGLNDILKNIRKAKNDPNISGILLDLSFIPAGISTVEEIRNALVDFKTSGKFLYSYSETYTQKTYYLASISDKIFMNSEGSLDFKGVSAQIFFMKGTLEKLDIEMQVIRHGKFKSAVEPFVSDKMSEANREQTLKYVSGIWDNMLLGISQSRKINVEELNRIADQLQIRLPEDAVKCKLIDKLVYKDELLDELRTKLGLQKDEKINFMSLNKYQNAPETEKKKTSKDKIAIIYASGSITGGEGDDQTIGSERVSKAIREARLDKMVKAIVLRINSPGGSALASEVIWREVELAKKVKPVIASMGDVAASGGYYIACNANKIFASPTTLTGSIGVFGMIPNLQKFFNNKLGITFDGVKTNPYADFISPNRALTPYEQGAIQQEIEHIYATFVRHVAEGRKLTTARVDSIGQGRIWCGTDAKNINLVDAIGGLDDAIKEAAKMAKLGNYRLLNLPRQKDALTRIVEEISGGYEESRIKANLGEYYTYYSYLKSLKEYSGVQARLPYAINIR from the coding sequence ATGAGACAATTTTTTAAATTTATGTTTGCTTCCATGCTGGGTACTTTTCTTACCCTGCTGATTGTGTTTTTTATCTCAATAGGCATCATTGCATCCCTCGTTTCGTTTGCCGGTGATAAAGAAACTACCGTAGTTAAAAACACGGTTCTGCGGCTGAAATTTGATATGCCTGTTTCCGACCGCACCCCTGTTGAAACGTTTAACTTCTCTGCATTGCAGAACGCCAATGTTCCCGGATTAAACGACATTCTGAAAAACATCCGAAAGGCAAAGAACGATCCTAATATCAGTGGTATTTTGCTCGATCTTTCCTTTATTCCGGCAGGAATTTCCACCGTAGAGGAAATACGTAACGCATTGGTTGATTTCAAAACTTCTGGCAAATTTCTGTACAGCTACTCCGAAACGTACACGCAAAAAACCTATTATCTGGCAAGTATATCCGACAAAATTTTTATGAATTCTGAAGGCTCGCTTGATTTTAAAGGTGTTTCGGCACAGATTTTTTTCATGAAAGGAACCCTCGAAAAGCTCGATATCGAGATGCAGGTAATCCGGCATGGCAAATTTAAAAGCGCCGTTGAACCTTTCGTTTCCGATAAAATGAGCGAAGCCAACCGCGAACAGACATTAAAGTATGTGAGCGGTATTTGGGATAATATGCTGCTCGGCATTTCGCAAAGCCGTAAAATAAACGTGGAAGAACTCAACCGCATTGCCGACCAATTGCAGATACGGTTGCCCGAAGATGCAGTTAAATGCAAACTCATTGATAAATTAGTATATAAAGATGAGTTGCTCGACGAACTCCGCACAAAACTAGGGTTGCAAAAAGACGAAAAAATCAACTTTATGTCGCTTAACAAATACCAGAACGCTCCTGAAACAGAAAAAAAGAAGACTTCGAAAGACAAGATAGCCATTATATATGCTTCGGGTAGCATCACAGGAGGCGAAGGCGACGACCAAACCATAGGTTCTGAACGTGTATCAAAAGCCATCCGCGAAGCCCGTTTGGATAAAATGGTGAAGGCTATTGTTCTCAGAATTAATTCACCTGGAGGTAGTGCCCTTGCTTCGGAAGTGATTTGGCGCGAGGTGGAACTGGCAAAGAAGGTAAAACCCGTTATTGCCTCCATGGGTGATGTGGCAGCTTCCGGCGGATATTATATTGCCTGTAACGCCAATAAAATTTTTGCTTCCCCCACTACGCTCACGGGTTCTATAGGCGTGTTTGGGATGATTCCCAACCTGCAAAAATTTTTCAATAACAAGTTAGGCATCACTTTCGACGGTGTAAAAACCAATCCCTATGCCGATTTTATTAGCCCTAACCGTGCGCTTACCCCCTACGAACAAGGTGCCATTCAGCAGGAAATTGAACATATTTACGCAACCTTTGTCCGCCATGTTGCCGAAGGCAGGAAACTTACCACCGCCCGCGTTGACAGCATCGGGCAGGGAAGAATATGGTGTGGAACCGATGCCAAAAATATCAACCTTGTAGATGCTATCGGCGGACTCGACGACGCCATTAAAGAAGCGGCTAAAATGGCAAAACTGGGCAACTACCGCCTGCTGAACCTTCCACGGCAAAAAGATGCCCTGACACGCATAGTTGAAGAAATTTCGGGCGGCTACGAAGAATCGAGAATTAAAGCAAACCTTGGCGAATATTACACGTATTACAGCTACCTGAAATCGTTGAAAGAATATTCCGGTGTACAGGCACGACTGCCATACGCAATTAATATCAGGTAA
- a CDS encoding glucosaminidase domain-containing protein produces MLKINKICKWLFIITFLLLNDGSASLLYSYSGAVHTSPNIDAAGLCVNFYSCGKPFPAWNTFLFNAMPSGNEEGYGKNTITGVLKDAKNRRIVFPIVSDGKATSRQLADFLTGCNPMIAYDKSLEIAELYIEESKNEKINHDMAFCQMCLETGFLRFGGVVSGKQYNFCGLGTTGKCRGEVFPSARLGIRAHIQHLKAYSTKTLLNMPLVDKRFSKVKRGCAPTIHHLSGKWATDRRYGSKIASLMGRLYKKCNIHVHG; encoded by the coding sequence ATGTTGAAAATCAACAAAATATGTAAATGGCTGTTTATTATAACTTTTCTTCTGTTAAACGACGGAAGTGCAAGCTTGTTGTATTCATATTCAGGGGCAGTACACACTTCTCCCAACATAGATGCTGCCGGTTTGTGTGTTAATTTTTATTCCTGTGGCAAGCCCTTTCCGGCGTGGAATACCTTTTTATTTAATGCAATGCCTTCCGGTAACGAAGAAGGTTACGGGAAAAATACCATTACCGGTGTATTGAAGGATGCAAAGAATAGAAGAATCGTTTTCCCTATTGTTTCGGACGGAAAAGCTACTTCCAGGCAACTAGCTGATTTTCTTACGGGCTGTAACCCCATGATTGCCTATGATAAATCCCTGGAGATTGCTGAATTGTACATCGAGGAAAGCAAAAATGAAAAAATCAATCATGATATGGCTTTCTGTCAGATGTGCCTCGAAACAGGCTTTTTGCGTTTTGGAGGAGTGGTAAGCGGAAAACAATATAATTTTTGCGGGTTAGGCACTACCGGAAAATGTAGGGGGGAAGTATTTCCTTCTGCGCGTTTGGGAATTCGTGCACACATACAGCATCTTAAAGCATATTCTACTAAAACTTTGCTCAACATGCCTCTTGTAGATAAACGATTTTCGAAAGTAAAAAGAGGCTGTGCCCCGACTATCCATCATCTTTCGGGAAAATGGGCAACAGACAGGCGTTACGGAAGCAAAATCGCAAGTTTGATGGGCAGGTTGTATAAAAAATGTAATATACATGTCCATGGCTGA
- a CDS encoding geranylgeranyl reductase family protein has translation MPEKFDVVICGAGPAGTTCALALENSGLQIAILEKSTFPRDKICGGAVAAYIPKVLNTINPKYKKALEGFTDKEPVNTIRIVAPNEKAINFSYPEQGFICKRIHFDNFLLGLAKKLPNVTLFLNTPVHNITVDDKGVMIDAGENLKIESSLVIGCDGAFSTVRKKLTDTKMDLKHNMVAARAYFKNVKGIPESTYELHFLKDVFPGYFWIFQLPGNYANVGVGMLSQTVSEKKINLLKKLISIIENTPCLKNRFEDAEIVGKVEGYSLPLGSRELAISGNRFMLCGDAASLINPLTGEGIGQAMVSGRYAGWHAKKCFAQNNFTTPFMKQYDKMMQDKFRSKNRKAYLARKIIQDRKWIFNLVVNLCLNNKFIYKKLKGFF, from the coding sequence ATGCCTGAAAAATTTGATGTTGTCATTTGTGGAGCCGGTCCTGCCGGAACAACTTGTGCGTTAGCCCTGGAAAATTCCGGTTTACAAATTGCCATCTTAGAGAAGAGTACTTTTCCCCGTGATAAAATCTGTGGCGGAGCTGTGGCGGCTTATATCCCCAAGGTTTTAAATACTATAAATCCAAAGTATAAAAAGGCTTTGGAAGGATTTACCGACAAAGAACCGGTGAATACCATCCGCATAGTAGCGCCAAATGAAAAAGCCATTAATTTCAGCTATCCCGAACAAGGTTTTATCTGTAAACGGATTCACTTTGATAATTTTTTGCTGGGACTGGCAAAAAAGCTTCCCAATGTTACCTTATTTTTAAATACTCCTGTTCATAATATTACTGTGGATGACAAGGGTGTGATGATAGATGCCGGTGAAAATCTGAAAATTGAATCTTCGCTGGTGATTGGTTGCGACGGAGCTTTCAGTACTGTTAGAAAAAAGTTGACAGATACAAAAATGGATTTAAAACACAACATGGTAGCGGCACGTGCATACTTCAAAAATGTAAAAGGTATTCCTGAATCAACTTACGAACTGCATTTTCTCAAAGATGTTTTCCCGGGATACTTCTGGATTTTTCAATTGCCTGGCAATTATGCAAATGTTGGTGTAGGAATGTTATCTCAAACTGTTTCAGAAAAGAAAATAAACTTACTTAAAAAGCTGATTTCGATTATTGAAAATACTCCTTGTCTGAAAAACAGGTTTGAAGATGCCGAAATTGTGGGTAAAGTGGAAGGCTACAGCCTGCCATTGGGCTCACGGGAACTTGCCATCTCGGGTAACAGATTTATGCTTTGCGGCGATGCGGCTTCGTTAATCAATCCGCTGACGGGTGAGGGGATAGGACAAGCAATGGTATCCGGAAGGTATGCCGGCTGGCATGCTAAAAAGTGTTTTGCACAAAATAATTTTACGACTCCATTTATGAAACAATATGATAAAATGATGCAGGATAAATTCAGGTCAAAAAACAGAAAAGCATATTTAGCCCGGAAAATTATTCAGGATCGGAAATGGATTTTTAACCTTGTAGTGAATCTGTGCCTGAACAATAAATTTATTTATAAAAAACTGAAAGGGTTCTTTTAA
- the folK gene encoding 2-amino-4-hydroxy-6-hydroxymethyldihydropteridine diphosphokinase: MAEVFVLLGGNTGDRKEILRKASGHLEKRAGHITCKSSIYETEPWGFTSDTAFLNQAMCLHTLLSPREILTVILQIEKEMGRQRIGKSYASRPIDIDILFYEHLVNNEPDLVIPHPRLHLRKFSLIPLNEIAGSFIHPVLQKTIETLLKECKDTLKVVKYL, translated from the coding sequence ATGGCTGAGGTTTTTGTATTACTGGGGGGCAATACCGGCGACAGAAAGGAAATTTTAAGGAAAGCTTCCGGGCATTTAGAAAAGAGGGCAGGGCATATTACCTGCAAATCTTCGATTTACGAAACCGAACCCTGGGGTTTTACTTCTGATACGGCTTTTTTAAACCAGGCAATGTGCCTGCATACCCTGCTTTCGCCCCGGGAAATCCTTACTGTTATTTTGCAAATTGAAAAAGAAATGGGAAGGCAAAGAATCGGAAAATCATATGCATCGCGACCCATTGATATTGACATTCTTTTTTATGAACATCTGGTAAACAATGAGCCTGACTTAGTAATCCCCCATCCGAGACTGCATTTACGAAAATTTTCACTTATACCTCTTAACGAAATTGCAGGCAGTTTTATTCATCCGGTTTTACAAAAAACAATAGAAACACTGCTGAAAGAGTGCAAAGATACGCTTAAAGTAGTTAAATATCTGTAG